Proteins encoded within one genomic window of Bemisia tabaci chromosome 2, PGI_BMITA_v3:
- the LOC109033646 gene encoding uncharacterized protein produces MPKMTSIKECMLLFDLILLAQTVSQAESGRIKIRKTNIAELHKQLRFSMAHDGCQQFTPLSCPKNPTFELTNNNCHESCELVNSLYQEHHKKVPRLILRGSCKVGLKLVFLQCKCELAPHYARRYFRWRTLQHCARKYLHDIVDLSVNDTFLNTSSAPELDSFTKTPRKEFSARIPPTDGESTIMEETENSFNTSPTSKTTTVSSIVDMNASANMTTRRTIIRKKNKPNKPWRKFG; encoded by the exons ATGCCCAAGATGACGAGCATTAAGGAATGTATGTTATTGTTCGACCTAATATTACTTGCACAAACAGTATCACAGGCTGAAAGTGGAAGGATAAAGATCCGAAAAACAAACATTGCTGAGCTG CACAAACAACTGCGATTTTCAATGGCACACGATGGCTGTCAACAGTTCACACCGCTCAGTTGTCCTAAAAACCCCACTTTTGAGCTGACCAACAACAACTGCCACGAGTCTTGTGAACTCGTGAATAGCCTCTACCAGGAGCATCACAAGAAAGTTCCTCGCTTAATTCTTCGAGGTAGCTGCAAAGTGGGCCTTAAACTCGTATTCCTCCAGTGCAAATGCGAGCTCGCCCCTCACTATGCTCGACGTTACTTTCGATGGAGAACCCTGCAGCATTGCGCGCGCAAGTATCTCCACGATATCGTCGATTTAAGCGTCAATGATACCTTCCTCAATACTTCAAGCGCTCCCGAGCTTGATTCGTTCACAAAGACGCCAAGAAAGGAGTTCTCTGCGAGGATCCCGCCGACCGACGGAGAATCCACTATCATGGAAGAGACGGAGAACTCCTTCAATACGTCACCTACGAGCAAAACGACCACAGTTAGCTCGATAGTGGACATGAACGCCTCTGCGAATATGACGACACGAAGAACTATCATTCGGAAGAAGAATAAGCCAAACAAACcatggaggaaatttggctag